In Bacteroidales bacterium, one genomic interval encodes:
- a CDS encoding cupin domain-containing protein → MKRRLFLQFPVLATVLISTNQIYAKDKPNKTYSKERPKKGFKVSSGKDRFQKELNIMGGQFNRIVSSQDTDGDLLIYNTFRQEKGGPAFHLHHEQDEWFYVIKGEFTVKVGEDTFTIKPGDSAFAPRTIPHAFAKINEGEGQLLVLFQPAGSMEDFFEQISKLGSNIPKDQEQVLKNLYETHGMQVVGPPLKF, encoded by the coding sequence ATGAAACGCAGGCTATTTCTTCAATTTCCCGTTCTTGCAACAGTATTGATTTCTACAAATCAAATCTATGCAAAGGACAAACCCAATAAAACCTATTCTAAAGAAAGACCAAAAAAAGGCTTTAAAGTAAGTTCTGGAAAAGACAGGTTTCAGAAGGAACTTAATATTATGGGTGGTCAATTTAACCGTATTGTATCTTCCCAAGATACCGATGGTGATTTGTTAATTTACAATACTTTTCGACAAGAAAAGGGCGGCCCGGCATTTCATCTTCATCATGAACAAGACGAATGGTTCTATGTGATCAAAGGAGAATTCACCGTAAAAGTTGGTGAGGACACTTTTACTATAAAACCTGGAGACTCTGCATTTGCACCAAGGACGATACCTCATGCTTTTGCCAAAATTAATGAAGGCGAAGGACAACTTTTAGTGTTGTTTCAACCGGCCGGTTCAATGGAGGATTTTTTTGAACAAATAAGTAAGCTCGGTAGTAACATTCCAAAAGATCAGGAACAAGTGCTTAAGAATTTGTATGAAACACATGGAATGCAAGTTGTGGGACCACCTCTTAAATTCTAA
- a CDS encoding nuclear transport factor 2 family protein, protein MKYNLVVFCFIFSFLPIIIFAQNEKNCEQRFQQIEANKKMVTEFYQQLFGDKNPEVILKYLAEDYIQHNPALPDGRKALYDAVKVWFKDAPKEKVDLQRIAADGDLVYLHVRSKMGNKTVAVVDIFRIENGKIAEHWDVIQEVPEKSANPHPMF, encoded by the coding sequence ATGAAATACAACCTTGTTGTTTTTTGTTTCATTTTTTCATTTTTACCCATCATAATTTTCGCTCAAAATGAAAAAAACTGTGAACAGCGTTTTCAGCAAATCGAAGCCAACAAAAAGATGGTAACTGAATTTTACCAGCAACTTTTTGGCGATAAAAACCCGGAAGTAATTTTAAAATACCTGGCTGAGGATTACATCCAGCATAACCCTGCACTTCCCGACGGACGTAAAGCATTGTATGATGCAGTGAAAGTCTGGTTTAAAGATGCTCCAAAAGAAAAAGTTGATCTACAGCGGATCGCTGCCGACGGCGACCTGGTTTACCTGCACGTCAGAAGCAAAATGGGAAATAAAACAGTGGCCGTGGTGGATATCTTCAGGATCGAAAATGGCAAAATCGCTGAACACTGGGATGTAATCCAGGAAGTCCCTGAGAAGTCAGCCAATCCGCATCCGATGTTTTAA
- a CDS encoding DUF4405 domain-containing protein produces MDKNINRFIINPGLLIFGMASVFSGIFIQVNYHMGQHGDRTLNETGITYSDWSAFHKISIVAFSAFILVHIYRHWKWYKGVITKKLISKNQQVLVLSLLFILVALTGLIPWFIDLLNGDQIVRESFIEIHDKLALILSVYLILHIVKRLRWLFK; encoded by the coding sequence ATGGATAAAAACATAAATCGTTTCATCATCAACCCGGGATTACTCATTTTTGGCATGGCATCTGTATTTTCAGGAATTTTCATCCAGGTGAACTATCATATGGGTCAGCATGGTGATCGGACATTAAATGAAACAGGAATTACCTACAGCGATTGGTCCGCATTTCATAAGATTTCAATTGTTGCATTTTCTGCATTTATATTGGTTCATATTTACAGGCATTGGAAATGGTACAAAGGAGTGATTACAAAGAAACTCATATCAAAAAACCAACAGGTTCTGGTATTATCTTTACTTTTTATCCTTGTTGCGCTTACAGGATTGATCCCCTGGTTTATTGATTTATTGAACGGCGATCAAATCGTGCGGGAAAGCTTCATTGAAATTCACGATAAGCTTGCCCTAATTCTTTCTGTATATCTTATCCTGCACATCGTTAAAAGACTGAGGTGGTTATTTAAATGA
- a CDS encoding phage portal protein has product MGDGRKTNVIGYDRLLGCVLTEGLLHRINLLKEMNKTVDAEIGQKARIDPRFNDLEVTYEFQDIRPKNIREMLDNLSKATEGKASMSRKRAVELNPIIDDPKEELVQLEKEIQEEQESMLPKGDYYDYNNFKNS; this is encoded by the coding sequence ATGGGTGATGGAAGAAAAACAAATGTTATTGGCTATGACCGCTTGTTAGGCTGCGTTTTAACAGAAGGCCTGCTGCATCGCATTAATCTACTCAAAGAAATGAATAAAACTGTCGATGCTGAAATAGGTCAAAAAGCAAGGATAGATCCGAGATTCAATGATTTGGAGGTAACCTATGAATTTCAAGATATCAGGCCTAAAAACATTCGTGAAATGCTTGACAACTTATCCAAAGCAACGGAAGGTAAGGCGTCAATGAGCCGCAAAAGGGCTGTCGAACTGAATCCAATTATTGATGATCCAAAGGAAGAATTGGTACAGTTAGAAAAGGAAATACAAGAGGAACAAGAATCCATGCTACCAAAAGGCGACTACTATGATTATAACAATTTCAAGAATAGCTAA
- a CDS encoding Crp/Fnr family transcriptional regulator: MFDKLVEIIKNNKEIWSQIEDSFVEISIPSKTVLLHDGEISHHIFCIKKGCLRQWFNKDGKDITLQFFFENQPVASIDSFLNNEPSLFTIESIEPSVIVLISRETFKKINEVFPEVRDGFNEYLFQRFRNYAQLFLSRIKDSPKERYEDLVKNHPEIIKRVPQHYIASYLGITPISLSRIRNRK; this comes from the coding sequence ATGTTTGATAAACTGGTTGAAATAATTAAAAACAACAAAGAGATCTGGTCGCAAATTGAAGATTCATTTGTTGAGATTTCGATACCATCAAAAACCGTTTTATTGCATGATGGTGAAATATCGCATCATATTTTTTGTATTAAAAAAGGCTGCCTGAGACAATGGTTTAATAAGGACGGGAAAGATATTACATTACAATTCTTTTTTGAAAACCAGCCTGTTGCCTCTATTGATAGTTTTTTAAACAATGAACCCAGCCTGTTCACCATTGAAAGTATTGAACCTTCAGTAATCGTTTTAATCAGCAGGGAAACTTTCAAAAAGATTAATGAAGTTTTTCCGGAAGTAAGGGATGGTTTTAATGAATACCTGTTTCAACGTTTCAGAAATTACGCCCAGCTTTTTCTGTCGCGTATTAAAGACTCACCCAAAGAAAGATATGAAGACCTGGTTAAAAACCATCCTGAAATCATTAAGCGGGTTCCGCAACATTATATAGCTTCGTATTTAGGGATTACGCCTATTTCGCTCAGCCGGATAAGAAACCGGAAGTAA